A genome region from Desulfobulbaceae bacterium includes the following:
- a CDS encoding methyl-accepting chemotaxis protein yields MVKISLDLHITILRIIIFIDVIILLSIKGAHMTWNKLTIGKKIASGFMAILALLVTMIVINTYGIDHIVGDAQEVIDGNKLDATLAQKEVDHLNWVAKVSSLLSNETTTELDVETDHTKCGFGKWLYGDGRQQAEHMAPTLAPLLKNIEQPHQALHDSATEINTVFKPADTLLSAQLITLEAAHLGWANRVRDALLAKSATLENVETDPAKCGLGKWLNSAQAKTAYQQGSSKFKELFDSIHDGHKAMHSSAIHLKDLLATQNFDEALTFFTSETLPQLNSTVSILKDMVTEADAQAAGKSQAQKIYSEKTIASVHAVQDILGQIRKEARSKIMTDEAMIAAAVKTRLSAIIFGVVTVILGVGFAWFLSRTISTLLTNVAFKMDDEASQVNDASQQILATSHGLADGASSQAAAVEEISATMEEVTAMTRQDADSAKESELLIQKANQVLQAADGSMKKLTASMDEISQASTETHKIVKTIDEIAFQTNLLALNAAVEAARAGEAGAGFAVVADEVRNLAMRATEAAKNTSSLIEGTVLKIKAGSELVIETNTSFHAVSQSIEKMNITVGEIVNSTKEQAVAISQVNSAITQIDTITQQNAATAEESASATEELNLQVHGMRESVLELLSMVGGKSNNKRKAKTIPPPAPPPTKLTKSLPAPKTPIKTAPKPQPKPQDVIPFNETEFEDF; encoded by the coding sequence ATGGTGAAAATATCACTTGACCTACACATCACAATCCTGCGTATAATTATATTTATTGATGTCATCATCCTACTGTCAATAAAAGGAGCCCATATGACCTGGAACAAACTGACCATTGGAAAAAAAATCGCCTCCGGCTTCATGGCAATTCTCGCTTTGCTGGTGACCATGATTGTCATTAACACTTACGGAATTGATCACATAGTTGGCGACGCACAGGAGGTCATTGACGGCAATAAACTTGATGCCACCCTCGCCCAAAAGGAAGTTGATCATCTCAACTGGGTGGCAAAGGTTTCCTCCCTGCTCAGTAATGAGACCACCACCGAACTTGATGTCGAGACCGACCACACCAAATGCGGCTTTGGCAAATGGCTCTATGGCGATGGTCGCCAGCAGGCTGAACACATGGCGCCAACTCTTGCCCCCCTGCTGAAGAACATCGAACAGCCCCACCAGGCGCTCCATGATTCCGCTACCGAGATCAATACCGTATTCAAGCCGGCAGACACCCTCCTCTCCGCACAGTTGATCACCTTAGAGGCGGCCCACCTGGGTTGGGCAAACCGTGTCCGCGATGCCCTGCTCGCCAAAAGCGCCACCCTCGAAAATGTGGAGACCGATCCCGCCAAGTGCGGTCTCGGCAAATGGTTGAACTCGGCACAAGCCAAGACTGCCTATCAGCAAGGCAGTTCAAAGTTCAAAGAGCTTTTCGACTCCATCCACGACGGTCACAAAGCCATGCACTCCTCGGCCATCCACTTGAAAGATCTCTTAGCCACCCAGAATTTTGACGAGGCCTTAACTTTCTTTACCAGCGAAACCCTGCCCCAACTCAACTCCACCGTAAGCATTCTTAAGGATATGGTCACCGAAGCAGATGCCCAAGCAGCAGGCAAGTCACAGGCACAAAAAATCTACAGCGAAAAAACCATTGCTTCAGTACATGCTGTGCAGGACATCCTGGGACAGATCCGCAAAGAAGCGCGCAGCAAGATAATGACCGACGAGGCAATGATTGCCGCTGCCGTCAAAACCCGCCTCTCGGCTATTATCTTTGGTGTGGTCACCGTTATCTTAGGAGTGGGCTTTGCCTGGTTTCTCTCCCGAACGATCTCGACTCTATTGACCAACGTTGCCTTCAAAATGGATGACGAGGCATCCCAAGTTAATGATGCCTCTCAACAAATTTTAGCCACCAGCCATGGTTTGGCAGACGGAGCCTCCAGTCAGGCCGCCGCAGTGGAAGAAATTTCAGCCACAATGGAAGAAGTGACGGCCATGACCAGACAGGATGCCGATAGCGCCAAAGAATCCGAACTCCTGATCCAGAAGGCTAATCAAGTACTCCAGGCTGCTGATGGATCAATGAAAAAGCTAACCGCCTCCATGGATGAGATTTCGCAGGCAAGCACAGAAACCCATAAGATTGTCAAAACCATTGACGAAATCGCCTTCCAGACCAATCTGCTGGCCTTAAACGCCGCGGTTGAAGCGGCTCGGGCCGGAGAGGCCGGCGCCGGGTTCGCCGTGGTGGCCGACGAGGTGAGGAACCTTGCCATGCGCGCTACCGAAGCGGCCAAGAACACCTCCTCCCTCATCGAAGGCACTGTGCTGAAGATTAAGGCCGGGTCGGAATTGGTCATTGAAACCAACACCTCATTTCACGCTGTCAGCCAGTCGATCGAAAAGATGAACATTACGGTCGGAGAAATTGTCAATTCAACCAAGGAACAGGCCGTCGCCATCAGCCAGGTGAATTCCGCCATCACCCAAATAGACACCATTACCCAACAGAACGCCGCAACTGCCGAAGAATCTGCCTCCGCCACGGAAGAACTGAACCTCCAGGTACACGGCATGAGGGAGTCGGTACTCGAACTGTTGTCCATGGTCGGCGGAAAGAGTAACAACAAAAGGAAGGCCAAGACCATTCCGCCGCCGGCACCCCCCCCAACAAAACTAACCAAGTCCCTGCCAGCGCCAAAGACGCCGATCAAGACCGCGCCGAAACCCCAACCAAAACCTCAGGACGTTATTCCTTTTAATGAAACAGAATTTGAGGACTTCTAA